From Shewanella psychrophila, a single genomic window includes:
- a CDS encoding alpha/beta hydrolase, whose protein sequence is MNRILMLIIVTYVGLGVMLYLMQRSFIYFPTGAVEHRFNEAIFENDGASTTSILLNKGQKKAIIYFGGNAENVAFTAPEFEQAFKPALEAEFLEVESSPYSIYLVNYRGYGSSEGTPSETALFSDALALYDHLVLTHESVFVIGRSLGSGVASYIASERPVEKLVLVTPFDSIQSIAQKQFPFYPMSILLKDKFNSVERAGNIHSDTLILAAESDKIVRRQHTDKLIESLVNRAPEVVFIEDAGHNDISQYPKYYQSMKAFLKAR, encoded by the coding sequence ATGAATCGAATTTTAATGTTAATCATCGTCACTTATGTTGGACTTGGAGTCATGCTCTACTTGATGCAGCGTAGCTTTATTTATTTTCCAACAGGAGCTGTGGAGCATAGGTTCAATGAAGCCATCTTTGAAAATGATGGCGCATCGACAACAAGTATCTTATTAAACAAGGGGCAGAAAAAGGCGATTATCTATTTTGGAGGTAATGCCGAAAATGTTGCCTTTACTGCACCTGAATTTGAACAAGCATTTAAACCGGCATTAGAAGCAGAATTCTTAGAAGTAGAGTCGTCGCCTTATTCGATATATCTGGTCAATTACCGAGGCTATGGTAGTAGTGAAGGCACCCCAAGCGAAACGGCATTATTCTCAGATGCCTTGGCGCTGTATGACCATCTGGTATTGACCCATGAGAGTGTATTCGTTATCGGTCGAAGCTTAGGCAGCGGAGTTGCATCTTATATCGCATCGGAGCGTCCGGTGGAGAAGTTGGTGTTAGTGACGCCATTTGACAGTATTCAAAGTATTGCCCAAAAGCAATTTCCGTTTTATCCCATGTCTATATTACTCAAAGACAAGTTCAACTCGGTAGAGCGTGCTGGGAACATCCATTCCGACACTCTGATTTTAGCGGCTGAGAGTGACAAAATAGTTCGCCGCCAACACACTGACAAGTTAATAGAGTCATTGGTTAATCGCGCTCCAGAGGTGGTCTTTATAGAAGATGCTGGGCACAATGATATTTCCCAATATCCTAAATATTATCAGTCAATGAAAGCATTTCTTAAGGCTCGCTAA
- a CDS encoding DUF6176 family protein, translating to MEYASGVIKLKPNSEAKVEQWISVIASRLGEAAATLKDEQVQIESWFKIEIEGQQYLLWYLRAKSIKRVFELSMKLKHPIDLFHFELMAEITADNGNISAVPLMDIPGQ from the coding sequence ATGGAATATGCATCAGGAGTAATCAAGCTTAAGCCAAACAGCGAAGCTAAAGTCGAGCAGTGGATAAGCGTAATCGCTTCAAGGCTGGGTGAAGCTGCGGCGACGCTAAAAGATGAGCAAGTACAGATTGAGTCTTGGTTTAAGATTGAGATTGAAGGGCAGCAATATCTGTTATGGTACTTACGCGCTAAATCGATTAAACGGGTGTTTGAACTATCAATGAAATTGAAGCACCCGATTGATCTATTTCACTTTGAACTCATGGCTGAAATCACTGCCGATAATGGCAATATCTCAGCCGTTCCCTTGATGGATATACCTGGTCAGTAG
- a CDS encoding tetratricopeptide repeat protein yields MMNKLSFCLLVLISLLLISLSSYSGTAPVNNNHIDTRQDAPLGFPVSTGAAVGYVDDKACAVCHNDLYQSYQSVGMAMSFKAASLEHTLADYNAKPLFHAASQRYYQMRIVGKDIVFKRYQRDADGNVINLVEQKVDWFLGSGNKVRSYLYQTNNGELFLLPLDWYSETKQWQMHPGFEAKNHQGVLRQVNRECMFCHNAFPQVETGSDIAWKPHTFPKDLPHGTGCQRCHGPGAKHMGQALNVASPESIRSAITNPARLPDKQRDSVCFQCHLLPSGAIVGQRRFERPVYSFRPGEILNDYLLHVDVVDSELPKKDRFEINHHGYRFLQSECFQKSEGKLACISCHDPHKKVSQEDRAEHFSAVCKTCHIPHEAKISEDVADSNDCTACHMPKRRTQDVVHAVMTDHRIQINTTRAKARLAAIEKIPPRINGLDFLFPELSPKNAEGEVYKAVSVLHTYKSPSMVDKLTAELARANIKEITPWLTLANAQISLKRFKQAEITLQKALKLEADNPKAKQLYGIVMLGQGKTEQAERYFQQALVLLPTSADIYFNYGLLQIQKSDYKKARKLFNKALAQRHNLAIAWFYLGYIAAKMDDSELAIEQFQQALAIEPTHTRSYIAIADAYLKLDKQEQALRYLKHGLTSARQPKLIEQKLAVLTQAN; encoded by the coding sequence ATGATGAATAAACTTTCTTTCTGTTTGCTAGTATTGATCAGCTTACTGCTTATCAGTCTCTCTAGTTACTCTGGCACTGCTCCAGTAAACAATAATCACATAGATACAAGACAAGACGCTCCCCTAGGTTTCCCCGTTAGCACCGGCGCTGCTGTAGGTTATGTGGATGATAAAGCTTGCGCCGTCTGCCATAACGACTTGTATCAATCCTATCAAAGTGTGGGTATGGCGATGTCGTTCAAAGCGGCCTCTTTGGAACATACTCTTGCCGATTATAATGCTAAGCCGCTGTTTCATGCTGCTAGTCAACGCTATTATCAGATGCGGATAGTGGGTAAAGATATTGTCTTCAAGCGCTACCAACGGGATGCTGACGGGAATGTTATTAATCTCGTTGAACAAAAGGTCGATTGGTTTTTGGGTTCAGGCAATAAAGTGCGAAGTTATCTGTATCAAACTAATAATGGCGAACTGTTTTTACTTCCTCTTGATTGGTATTCCGAAACGAAACAGTGGCAGATGCATCCAGGTTTTGAAGCTAAAAACCATCAAGGCGTATTAAGGCAAGTCAATCGTGAGTGTATGTTTTGCCATAATGCATTTCCGCAAGTTGAAACTGGCAGTGATATTGCTTGGAAGCCACATACTTTCCCTAAAGACTTACCCCACGGCACCGGGTGTCAGCGATGCCATGGACCAGGTGCTAAGCATATGGGTCAAGCATTAAACGTCGCCAGCCCTGAGTCAATTAGGTCTGCTATTACCAATCCTGCACGATTACCTGATAAGCAACGCGATTCTGTCTGTTTTCAATGTCATTTACTGCCCTCTGGGGCAATCGTCGGCCAAAGGCGGTTTGAGCGTCCGGTATATTCATTCCGGCCTGGTGAAATACTCAATGATTATCTGTTGCATGTGGATGTTGTTGACTCTGAATTACCTAAAAAAGATCGTTTTGAAATCAATCATCATGGGTATCGATTCTTGCAAAGTGAGTGCTTTCAAAAAAGTGAAGGCAAATTAGCCTGTATCAGTTGCCATGACCCCCATAAAAAGGTGTCACAGGAAGACAGAGCCGAGCATTTCTCAGCAGTCTGTAAGACCTGTCATATTCCCCACGAAGCTAAGATCTCTGAAGATGTTGCAGACAGTAATGACTGCACAGCTTGCCATATGCCCAAAAGGCGTACCCAAGACGTTGTCCATGCAGTAATGACAGATCATCGCATTCAAATTAATACCACACGAGCCAAGGCGCGTTTGGCTGCAATTGAAAAAATACCGCCGAGGATCAATGGCCTTGATTTTCTGTTTCCTGAATTATCACCAAAAAATGCTGAAGGAGAGGTGTATAAAGCGGTGTCGGTATTACACACTTATAAATCTCCGAGTATGGTAGATAAATTAACAGCAGAATTAGCTAGAGCTAACATCAAAGAGATCACTCCCTGGCTAACGTTGGCCAATGCCCAGATAAGTTTGAAACGCTTTAAGCAAGCTGAAATAACCTTGCAAAAAGCGTTAAAACTAGAAGCTGACAACCCTAAAGCTAAGCAGCTTTATGGTATTGTCATGCTTGGGCAGGGGAAAACCGAACAAGCTGAACGTTATTTTCAACAAGCATTAGTGCTATTGCCGACTTCTGCCGATATTTATTTCAACTATGGCTTATTGCAAATACAAAAGTCTGACTATAAAAAAGCGCGGAAATTGTTTAATAAAGCCCTTGCTCAACGTCATAATTTAGCTATTGCCTGGTTTTATCTCGGTTATATTGCAGCAAAAATGGATGATAGCGAGCTTGCAATTGAACAATTTCAACAAGCGCTAGCTATTGAGCCTACTCATACTCGTTCATATATAGCCATTGCAGATGCCTATTTAAAACTAGATAAACAAGAGCAAGCCTTACGTTACCTAAAGCATGGGCTAACCAGTGCTCGTCAGCCTAAGTTGATAGAACAAAAATTAGCGGTTTTGACGCAAGCTAATTAG
- a CDS encoding class I SAM-dependent methyltransferase, producing the protein MSYLSDPLSYLTSLYSVLNEGGWIALLDVSCFISGNLAKDSKYYERVVAFELSSYRSGLYDFDFGTKMQAMLQQAGFDIVHVDEDVTDPELNFSGVASADVIEGWSARLGRMKKLKALLGEEYSDFYDEFLKNLDCDTHDKRGNVRFVVAIK; encoded by the coding sequence TTGTCCTATCTAAGCGATCCACTCAGTTATCTAACATCATTATATTCGGTACTGAATGAAGGAGGCTGGATTGCCTTGCTCGATGTGTCCTGCTTTATCTCAGGTAACCTTGCCAAAGACAGTAAGTATTACGAAAGGGTCGTGGCGTTTGAATTGTCATCATATCGCTCTGGTTTATATGACTTTGATTTCGGCACTAAGATGCAAGCTATGTTGCAGCAGGCTGGGTTTGATATTGTTCATGTGGATGAAGATGTTACTGATCCTGAACTTAATTTTTCTGGCGTAGCGTCAGCAGATGTTATCGAAGGCTGGTCAGCAAGGCTTGGAAGAATGAAAAAACTAAAGGCGCTTTTAGGTGAAGAGTACTCCGATTTTTATGATGAGTTTCTTAAAAATCTTGACTGCGATACTCATGATAAACGTGGCAATGTCAGATTCGTAGTGGCAATAAAATAG
- a CDS encoding class I SAM-dependent methyltransferase, translated as MNLFQEYEKQQGWRDWARFVEFIPLTANDTIVDLGCSVGDVSRMFSRQVKHVVGVDINSEFIAFCDSRKTCNQSFVVSDFQNIDYLEIQRSFGEVTVFGRATLCPI; from the coding sequence TTGAACCTATTTCAAGAGTATGAAAAACAGCAGGGGTGGAGAGATTGGGCGCGCTTTGTTGAGTTTATTCCGCTAACAGCTAACGACACTATTGTTGATCTTGGTTGTTCGGTCGGCGATGTCTCGCGGATGTTTTCCAGACAAGTGAAGCATGTGGTTGGGGTTGATATCAACAGTGAGTTTATTGCGTTTTGTGATTCCAGAAAAACCTGCAACCAAAGCTTTGTAGTGAGTGACTTTCAAAATATCGACTATCTTGAAATACAGCGCTCTTTTGGCGAGGTGACGGTGTTTGGGCGAGCTACTCTTTGTCCTATCTAA